Part of the Candidatus Goldiibacteriota bacterium HGW-Goldbacteria-1 genome is shown below.
AACAATAGAGCATGGCAGGCGTTTGTGTGAATTAAAAGGCGCCTATGGCAGGTACCTGATAAACCATAATGATTTTGCAAGGGTTCAGCTGGATTCAGGCGCGCTATTTGAAAGCGGCAAGCTTGCGGAACTTTTAAGGGACAGCACAGAGGTTGTTTTAATGGCGGCAACTGCCGGCGCGGAAGTTGTTGAAGTTACAAGAAATGAAATTCAGGCGGGTAACGGGGCAAAAGGCATTATTCTGGACGCAACGGCATCAGAAACCGCGGACAGTGCCCTTGACTGGATGCAGGATTTTATAAATAAGAAGCTTCAGCGCGAAGGCAGGGTTACAACAAGGCGTTTCAGCCCGGGATACGGGGATTTACCGCTTTCAGCGCAGAAAATAATTTTTGATTCTCTTGGGCTTGCAAAGATAGGGGTTTCCATCACGGACAGGTTTCTTCTTGTTCCGGAAAAATCCGTCCTTGCCATCGCCGGTATCCAGCCGGTAAAGTAGTTTCCGGCAGACCGTAGCTGTTATTCGTAGCGGTTATTCCGTAATATTAAATTTACACGGCTTAAAATTTTTGATAAAATATAAAAATTGATTTTAGGTTTTATAATAATTTGACAAGCGGCGGAGGGTATTTTGGAAAAAAACAGGATTATTAAAATTATTTCTATGATAACAGGTTTTACTTTAATTTTTATCGGGCAGTCAATGATGTACGGAAAAGCACACGTCTGGCCCGGCGCTTTATTCTTTCTGCTTTCTTTTATACCTTTTTTTGTGGTATTAAAAGCTGATAAGGGGGCGGAGCTTATTGGCGCTCTTCCTTTTTTAAAAGATATTTCTGAAAAACCCGTCAGAAATGAAATAATTGGGTTTGTTATATTTTTTATAGCCGCGGCTTATTTCAGGTTCCATAATCTGGACACTGTGCCTTTGGGATCCTTCCGCGATGAGGGGAAGGCCGCTAAAGATGCAATGGACATAATAAGAAATGTAATACCGCACGGGGCTGATTCTACACTGCCCATATATATAAGGGCAATAACTGACAATCCGGCTTTATATAATTTTTTTATGGGAGCGCTTTTTCCGATAGTCGGTGAAGGAATAGTGGGTGCAAGGGCTGCAACAGCGGTCGGCGGCCTTCTTGCGGCCGTGTCGTTTTATTTTCTTATCCGTTATATGTTTGGATGGCGCGCCGCGGTTTTAGGAGGGCTTCTGTTCGCGGTAGGCAGTTATCCCGTAATATACAGCAGGCTTGTATATCATGCTTCTTTTGCCATGCTGCCATACATGTTTACCATGTTTTTTGCGCTAAAAGTTTATAACGAAAGAAAACTGCCGGATTTTATTCTTCTGGGACTTTCAATGGGATTGGCTATACAGACTTATCAGGCGGCGCGAATAATTCCTTTCGCCTATGCGGCTATGCTTGCTGTCTGCGTTTTTACAGACAGGGGTTTTATAAAGGCGAATTTCAAACAATTGCTTATTACGCTGTCTGTATTGATGCTGGTTCTTTTGCCGTTAATTATTTATATATTTGAAAATCTTAATTCTTACATGATGAGGCCGGGCGGGCTTTTTCTTTTTTCCGAACAAAATCACAGGCATTGGACTTCTGTGAATCCGGTATTGACTTACCTTGAAAGCCTGAAAAGAGCTGTGTTTATGTATAATCACAGGGGCGGCATATCAATGGTATTAGGCAATTTTGACAGCGTTCCCATGGTGGATTTTCTTTCGGGTATCTTTGCGGCGGCAGGATTTATGCTGCTTCTTACCGGCCTGTTTCTTGGCAACGCGCGTTCTTTCTTTTTCCTGGGCATGTTTTTCATCTTTATTCAGGGTTCCGCTCTTTTTATAGAAGCCCCGCATGCAACCAGGGGGGTAATGGCCATGCCTATGGTATTTATATTCGCGGCAGCGGCAATAGCAGCCCTTTCTAAAGTGTTCTATGAAAATGCGGGAAAAATATCAAAATTTATTTTTCTGCTGATCGCGGGAATACTTTTACTGATAATTGCCGTGGACAATTATGAACGTATCTTTGAAAGATTCGGAAAACATAAACTTGCATACCGTTCTTTTGAAGCTGAAAAAAGAGAAGCCGCGGAATATGTTGTAAATTTAGGTGACAACTGGCAGGCGATTATGACCCCGTTTTTTATGCACGGTGAGAGGGGAGAAACACCGGATGTAATGATAGTGTTTATGAATAAGGGCAAGGATAATTATGAAAAGATTACATTAGGGCATAATTTTCCGGTTAATCCCAAGCCGGGTATGAATTATATTTATATTCTTGAAAGGGATTATTTTACAATGCTTGACGCGCTTCAGGCGTATTATCCCGGGGGAGAGCGCATAGAATTTAAGGAAAAATATAATAAAGAGAATGTGACTTCTTTTATCGCTTACAAGGTTCCATATGAAGAAGCGGTTAAAGGCATGTCATATAAGCCTGAAAGGGGGCTTACCGTTTCTTATTATACAGGGGCAGATTGCGGGACAGGGGAGCTGCTTGATGAAAGAATAGAACCTATTATATTTCAGGATTGGGCGTTTTATCCCAAGAATATAAGATTTTTTACCGCGTGCTGGGATGGAAAGATAAGGATAGACACTGCCGGCAGATACTTTTTTGACGTCAAAACAGGCGAAAATAAACAATTGTTTATAGATAATAAACTTATTCTTACAGGCAACCAGTCAAGGGCGGAAGTTGTACTTTCCAAAGGGATGCATGATATTCACGCGTCTTTCAGAAATAATGGCAGCCTTTGGTTCTGTTTATGGTGGGTAAAACCCAATACCGGCAGTTTGGAACTTGTCCCCATGGATAATTTTTACCCGAAAAAGTAGGCCGTTTAAAGGCGCAAACCGTAGCTTTAAAACAGAGACGCAGTATATTGCGTCTCTGTTTTTTTTTAGGCCGCCCGGAGAATTAAATCCGAGAAAATATAACATTTATGTTCATATCATCCCAATTTGACACCTTAAATCATTTGCAGGTGTGCGGTTATTTGTCTGTACGTCTGCAGAAAAAATCATCTGTAATTCAATTTTACGGCCCTATGCCGGTGTACATTTTTCCACTATGAAATAAGTCTATATATAGCCGAAAGGGGGCGTTATAACATTTGAAAAATTTGTGTATGGTTAGTGTGTTCTGATTATTGGCAGAAGACAGATATTTAATAGAACAAAAAAATAGCGGGAGAATGCATGTTAAATGAATGTAATTGGCCCTTTGGCAGATTAAAAAAGCAGCTTACATTATTATATGTGATTTCATTTACGTTATTTTTAAACGCGGCGTCATATAGCGCCACAATAATAGACCTTAAAACCGCCGGTACTTTTGGAGTGCTTTCAAGCACTTTTACCTGTAATGCAGGCGTATCAGTTATTACGGGCGATGTTGGCTACACAACCTTATCCATACCGGGAAATCACACGGCCACCGGGGATACTTATGTACCTGCTCCTCCTCAATCAGGAATAGATCAGGGTGCTGCACTTGCTGACCTGAATAATGAAGCATGCACCTTTTCTTTTGCAGCCGGGGCTGTTGATTTATCAGCGGATATTACACACGGTCCTGTCGGGATTTATACACCGGGGGTCTATTGTGTTGCCGGAGCAATGACTATTGGCGGCGGATCAACTATTATTCTTGATGGAAAAGGAAATTATATTTTCAGGTCTTCAGGCGCTTTTAAT
Proteins encoded:
- a CDS encoding methionine synthase, which gives rise to MAEHFSTVTYLDNINARAVDEHILFRMGYKKGITELGGEELIKITETIEHGRRLCELKGAYGRYLINHNDFARVQLDSGALFESGKLAELLRDSTEVVLMAATAGAEVVEVTRNEIQAGNGAKGIILDATASETADSALDWMQDFINKKLQREGRVTTRRFSPGYGDLPLSAQKIIFDSLGLAKIGVSITDRFLLVPEKSVLAIAGIQPVK